One Nocardia sp. BMG111209 DNA segment encodes these proteins:
- a CDS encoding glycosyltransferase family 39 protein, which translates to MTDVVERAPETVSTRRPPLAVRPVAAIAVVAAAVLLFSASRYGYFGDELYFLAAGRRPAWGYADQGPVVPMLARLMDTLAPGSYLVLRLPAVALTVAAIVLCAMLAREFGGNATAQALAAAGYATSPFLLLQGALLTTNAVDTVLWVIITWLVARWVRTRNDLLLLAAAIVTAIDVQVKWLVPFLWIALAVSAVLCGPRGLVLRPMLWAGAGVAVLLSVPELLWQSRRGWPEILMTQVIGGEQGILGGRLLFVPMTLELAGWLAGPLLVCGLVGFLLRKSLRPYRFLGVAWIVLELVFMITGGRIYYSAGLDAVAIAAGAIVVVTAIGGQPAVPRHLLTAGVLTVVGGAAFYVLRATPWLPAERVEPPRSNSEAAIAISVYGKFGWPELSDAVVDAYRRLPDADRAHAVIIADTYWQASALDELARDRLPPIYSPSRGWGYFGAPPDDASVYLVVGSYELVLQSQFGEVTPIGLVDTRLGFPGNTQQVTLWRCTGLLKSWADVWPDWMHL; encoded by the coding sequence GTGACCGACGTGGTGGAGCGTGCCCCTGAAACCGTATCCACCCGGCGTCCGCCGCTGGCGGTCCGGCCGGTCGCTGCGATCGCGGTGGTCGCGGCGGCGGTGCTGCTGTTCTCGGCCTCGCGCTACGGCTACTTCGGCGACGAACTGTACTTCCTGGCGGCCGGTCGGCGCCCGGCCTGGGGGTACGCCGATCAGGGTCCCGTGGTGCCGATGCTGGCGCGCCTGATGGATACGCTCGCGCCGGGGTCGTATCTGGTGCTGAGACTGCCGGCGGTGGCGCTCACGGTGGCGGCGATCGTGTTGTGCGCCATGCTTGCCCGGGAGTTCGGCGGGAACGCGACGGCGCAGGCGCTGGCCGCCGCGGGTTATGCGACGTCGCCGTTTCTGCTGTTGCAGGGCGCGCTGCTGACCACCAACGCGGTGGACACGGTGCTGTGGGTGATCATCACGTGGCTGGTGGCCCGGTGGGTGCGCACCCGCAACGATCTGCTGCTGCTCGCGGCCGCGATCGTCACGGCGATCGATGTCCAGGTGAAGTGGCTGGTCCCGTTCCTCTGGATCGCGCTCGCCGTCTCCGCGGTACTGTGCGGCCCGCGCGGACTGGTGCTGCGGCCGATGTTGTGGGCCGGTGCGGGGGTCGCCGTGCTGTTGTCGGTGCCGGAACTGTTGTGGCAATCGCGCCGCGGCTGGCCGGAGATTCTGATGACCCAGGTGATCGGCGGGGAGCAGGGCATCCTCGGCGGCCGGCTGCTGTTCGTGCCGATGACCCTGGAGCTGGCCGGCTGGCTGGCCGGGCCGCTGCTGGTGTGCGGGCTGGTGGGGTTCCTGTTGCGGAAGTCGTTGCGGCCGTACCGTTTTCTCGGCGTGGCATGGATCGTGCTGGAGCTGGTGTTCATGATCACCGGCGGCCGGATCTACTATTCGGCCGGACTGGACGCGGTCGCGATCGCCGCCGGTGCGATCGTGGTGGTGACGGCGATCGGGGGGCAGCCCGCGGTGCCGCGGCATCTGCTGACCGCGGGGGTGCTCACGGTCGTGGGAGGGGCGGCGTTCTATGTCCTGCGCGCGACGCCGTGGCTACCCGCCGAACGGGTCGAGCCGCCGCGCAGCAATTCCGAGGCCGCCATCGCGATCAGCGTGTACGGCAAATTCGGCTGGCCGGAGCTGTCCGACGCCGTGGTCGACGCCTACCGCCGGCTGCCCGACGCGGACCGTGCTCATGCGGTGATCATCGCCGATACCTATTGGCAGGCAAGCGCTCTGGACGAACTCGCGCGCGACCGGCTGCCCCCGATCTACAGTCCCAGCCGCGGCTGGGGCTATTTCGGCGCACCGCCGGACGACGCCTCCGTCTATCTGGTGGTGGGCAGTTACGAATTGGTGCTGCAGAGCCAGTTCGGCGAGGTGACCCCGATCGGCCTGGTCGACACCCGCCTGGGGTTCCCGGGCAACACCCAGCAGGTGACGTTGTGGCGGTGCACGGGCCTGCTGAAGTCCTGGGCCGACGTCTGGCCGGACTGGATGCATCTGTGA
- a CDS encoding LysR family transcriptional regulator, whose protein sequence is MELRQLIYFDTVVREGGFTRAAQHLHIAQPAISAQIKLLETELGVALLDRTTRPPALTHAGELFRLRVRRILDHVDAARTEMTELADLVRGTLRIGATPVLGPIDLIAVMATFRSAHPGVTLSYRSGLLDPLVADLDDGRLDLVIGPEHPGLATGHHLEHLADEHFVLALPPGHPLTACARVDFTQTRDELFVCLPPASGMHTLLHETAAQAGFTPRVDFVADTPATVRAFVAAGLGIAVMAASTTTTPGPLITTRPILTPPHHPPITLITAKHPLAPAIRAFADQLKAALTTPEAAP, encoded by the coding sequence GTGGAACTCCGGCAGCTGATCTACTTCGACACCGTCGTCCGCGAGGGCGGATTCACCCGCGCGGCCCAGCATCTGCACATCGCCCAACCGGCGATCTCGGCACAGATCAAACTGCTGGAAACCGAACTGGGCGTGGCGCTGCTGGACCGGACCACCCGCCCACCGGCCCTCACCCACGCCGGCGAACTCTTCCGGCTACGGGTCCGCCGCATCCTCGATCACGTCGACGCGGCCCGCACCGAGATGACCGAACTCGCCGACCTGGTCCGCGGCACCCTGCGCATCGGCGCGACCCCCGTCCTCGGCCCGATAGACCTGATCGCGGTCATGGCGACGTTCCGGAGCGCCCACCCCGGCGTCACCCTCTCCTACCGCTCCGGCCTGCTCGACCCCCTGGTCGCCGACCTGGACGACGGCCGACTCGACCTCGTGATCGGCCCCGAACACCCCGGCCTCGCCACCGGCCACCACCTGGAACACCTCGCCGACGAACACTTCGTGCTGGCCCTCCCGCCCGGCCATCCCCTGACCGCTTGCGCCCGAGTCGATTTCACGCAGACCCGCGACGAACTCTTCGTCTGCCTCCCCCCGGCGAGCGGTATGCACACGCTGCTGCACGAAACGGCCGCGCAGGCCGGCTTCACCCCCCGCGTCGATTTCGTCGCCGACACCCCGGCCACCGTCCGCGCCTTCGTCGCCGCCGGACTCGGCATCGCCGTCATGGCCGCCTCCACCACCACCACGCCGGGCCCCCTCATCACCACCCGCCCCATACTGACCCCGCCCCACCATCCCCCGATCACCCTCATCACCGCGAAACATCCACTGGCCCCGGCCATCCGCGCCTTCGCCGACCAGCTGAAGGCCGCGCTCACGACCCCGGAAGCCGCGCCGTAA
- a CDS encoding dienelactone hydrolase family protein produces the protein MRRARRAAVRWDMANEYVGERVRVEVGGEVMGAYLARPSAPGRYPGVVVAHQLFGVTADVRGIADRLAGQGRVAIAPEFHHRSGAGIELPVTDEGRARGFALMRELSRDGVVSDMSAAMSYLRARGEVRAVTGVLGVSLGGHLAYLAAARLAVPVTLVLYAGWLTGTEIPVSTPEPTVELTGGITGRLVYVVGEQDPVVPPADRRVIADRLVAEGVSHDLVVVPGAGHAFLAEGTAGYSPAAAEFTWALIERELADADSQRTDG, from the coding sequence GTGCGGCGAGCACGCCGGGCGGCCGTCCGATGGGATATGGCGAACGAGTACGTGGGTGAACGGGTTCGGGTCGAGGTCGGGGGCGAGGTGATGGGCGCCTATCTGGCCCGGCCGAGTGCGCCGGGGCGGTATCCCGGTGTGGTGGTGGCGCATCAGCTGTTCGGGGTGACGGCGGATGTGCGTGGGATCGCCGACCGGCTGGCGGGACAGGGCCGGGTGGCGATCGCGCCGGAGTTCCATCACCGCAGCGGGGCCGGTATCGAACTGCCGGTGACGGACGAGGGACGAGCGCGCGGGTTCGCGTTGATGCGCGAATTGTCCCGGGACGGTGTGGTGTCCGATATGAGCGCGGCGATGTCGTATCTGCGCGCTCGTGGCGAGGTGCGCGCGGTGACCGGGGTGCTCGGGGTCAGTCTCGGTGGTCATCTCGCCTATCTGGCGGCGGCCCGGCTCGCGGTGCCGGTGACGCTGGTGTTGTACGCGGGCTGGCTGACCGGCACCGAGATCCCGGTGAGCACACCGGAACCGACGGTGGAGCTGACCGGCGGGATCACCGGGCGACTGGTGTACGTCGTCGGCGAGCAGGATCCGGTGGTGCCGCCGGCGGATCGCCGGGTGATCGCCGATCGTCTTGTCGCGGAAGGGGTGTCCCACGACCTGGTGGTCGTGCCCGGCGCGGGACATGCGTTCCTCGCCGAGGGAACGGCCGGGTATTCGCCCGCCGCTGCGGAATTCACCTGGGCGTTGATCGAACGAGAACTGGCGGACGCCGATTCGCAACGAACGGACGGGTGA
- a CDS encoding ABC transporter substrate-binding protein, giving the protein MTTIRAALASASALLLALALSACGSGGGSSTASNSGPTTVKVTIIPIVDVAPIYLGQQQGFFKNQGLDLQLSTAQGGAAIVPAVVSGQVDFGFSNLTSLIVGASKGLPLKIVAPGNASTGVPGKDFGGVVVKADSPIRSAKDLVGKKVAVNTLNNINDTTVRASIRAAGGDAADVKFTELGFPDMLPAVSNGNVDAAQVVEPFLTTALKNGDRLIASNYVDTAANLTIAGYFTSQQTAKAKPDLVKRFAAAMQESLKYSADHADAVRQVLSSYTKIDPAVAAALVLPQFPDRVDKNSAQVLTDLAVKDGLITKAPDLAALLP; this is encoded by the coding sequence GTGACCACAATCCGTGCGGCCCTGGCATCCGCATCCGCACTCCTGCTCGCCCTCGCGCTTTCCGCCTGTGGCAGTGGCGGCGGTTCCTCGACCGCATCCAACAGTGGCCCCACCACGGTGAAGGTCACGATCATCCCGATCGTCGACGTGGCGCCGATCTACCTGGGTCAGCAACAGGGCTTCTTCAAGAACCAGGGGCTCGACCTGCAGCTCAGCACCGCGCAGGGCGGCGCGGCGATCGTGCCCGCCGTCGTCAGCGGGCAGGTCGACTTCGGATTCAGCAACCTGACCTCGCTGATCGTCGGCGCCTCGAAGGGATTGCCGCTGAAGATCGTCGCGCCCGGCAACGCCTCGACCGGCGTGCCGGGCAAGGATTTCGGCGGGGTGGTCGTCAAGGCCGACAGCCCGATCCGGTCGGCGAAGGATCTCGTCGGTAAGAAGGTCGCCGTCAACACCCTGAACAACATCAACGACACCACCGTCCGGGCCTCGATCCGGGCGGCCGGCGGTGACGCCGCCGACGTCAAGTTCACCGAACTCGGCTTCCCGGACATGCTGCCCGCGGTGTCCAACGGCAACGTCGACGCGGCCCAGGTCGTGGAGCCGTTCCTGACCACCGCGCTGAAGAACGGCGACCGGCTGATCGCCTCCAATTACGTGGACACCGCGGCGAATCTGACGATCGCCGGCTACTTCACCTCGCAGCAGACCGCGAAGGCGAAGCCGGATCTGGTGAAGCGGTTCGCGGCCGCGATGCAGGAATCGCTGAAGTACTCCGCCGACCACGCGGATGCCGTGCGGCAGGTGCTGAGCAGTTACACCAAGATCGATCCGGCGGTCGCCGCCGCGCTGGTCCTGCCGCAGTTCCCCGATCGGGTCGACAAGAACTCGGCGCAGGTGCTGACCGATCTCGCCGTCAAGGACGGATTGATCACCAAGGCACCGGATCTCGCGGCGCTGCTGCCGTGA
- a CDS encoding ABC transporter permease, which translates to MTATTTTGATAAATSGRRPRALPAWVLGLIGLAGLMLLTELAPRAGLVSRRYLPPFSDMMAALGDEAKTSTFWQSLLDTLRGWAIGLAIALVAGVLLGIVIGSLPAVRAALTSTIEFLRPIPSVALIPLAVLLYGPTPRSTLLLVVYASFWQVLVQVLYGVQDVDPVARETARSYRFRPLTQVRTVIWPTALPYVVTGFRLGAAVALILEITGELVIGSPGLGQQIAVAQNSEAVPSMYALVIVVGLLGVLVNVVVRALERRALRWHPSIRREMIS; encoded by the coding sequence GTGACGGCAACCACGACCACAGGTGCGACGGCGGCCGCGACCAGCGGCCGCCGTCCCCGTGCGCTGCCCGCCTGGGTTCTCGGGCTGATCGGGCTCGCCGGCCTGATGCTGCTGACCGAACTCGCGCCTCGGGCGGGCCTGGTGTCCCGGCGCTACCTGCCGCCGTTCAGCGACATGATGGCGGCGCTGGGGGACGAGGCGAAGACCTCGACGTTCTGGCAGTCGCTGCTGGACACCCTGCGCGGCTGGGCGATCGGCCTGGCGATCGCGCTGGTGGCCGGGGTGCTGCTCGGGATCGTGATCGGCAGCCTGCCCGCGGTCCGGGCGGCGCTGACCTCGACCATCGAATTCCTGCGGCCGATCCCGTCGGTGGCGCTGATCCCGCTGGCCGTGCTGTTGTACGGTCCCACCCCGCGCTCCACGCTGTTGCTGGTGGTCTACGCCTCCTTCTGGCAGGTGCTGGTGCAGGTGCTGTACGGGGTGCAGGACGTGGATCCGGTGGCCCGGGAGACCGCCCGCTCCTACCGTTTCCGTCCGCTGACCCAGGTGCGCACGGTCATCTGGCCGACCGCGCTGCCCTATGTGGTGACCGGGTTCCGGCTCGGCGCGGCGGTCGCGTTGATCCTGGAGATCACCGGTGAACTCGTGATCGGCTCGCCCGGTCTCGGTCAGCAGATCGCGGTCGCACAGAACTCCGAGGCCGTGCCCTCGATGTACGCGCTGGTCATCGTGGTCGGCCTGCTCGGCGTGCTCGTCAATGTGGTGGTCCGCGCGCTCGAGCGCCGCGCGTTGCGCTGGCATCCGTCGATCCGCCGGGAGATGATCTCGTGA
- a CDS encoding ABC transporter permease yields the protein MSVLSVARKMLLLLAVPVVLIAAWWFATAHSTNFFWPPLHDILATFGDTWFHGRFTADVLPSVARLLAGYFLALILGVGLGVAIGSLRWLRALLEPVLEFFRAIPSPVLVPILMLFAGIGDGMKILVIVSGCVWPVLLNTVEGVRGLDEVLTDTARCYRMRPHSRLIHLVLRGASPQIAAGARQALSIGIILMVISEMFAANSGVGFTIVQFQRSFSIPQMWTGIILLGLIGNVLSIIFQIVESRALSWYTGLRRSQRES from the coding sequence GTGAGCGTACTCTCCGTGGCGCGAAAGATGTTGCTGCTCTTGGCCGTTCCCGTCGTGCTGATCGCCGCGTGGTGGTTCGCGACGGCACACAGCACGAATTTCTTCTGGCCGCCGCTGCACGACATCCTCGCCACCTTCGGCGACACCTGGTTCCACGGCCGGTTCACCGCCGACGTGCTGCCCAGCGTGGCGCGGCTGCTGGCCGGTTACTTCCTGGCGCTGATCCTGGGGGTCGGGCTCGGCGTGGCGATCGGCTCGCTGCGCTGGTTGCGCGCGCTGCTGGAACCGGTGCTGGAATTCTTCCGGGCGATCCCGTCGCCGGTGCTGGTCCCGATCCTGATGCTGTTCGCCGGAATCGGCGACGGGATGAAGATCCTGGTGATCGTGTCCGGCTGTGTCTGGCCGGTCCTGCTGAACACCGTCGAGGGGGTGCGCGGGCTGGACGAGGTGCTCACCGACACCGCCCGCTGCTACCGGATGCGCCCGCATTCGCGGCTGATCCACCTCGTACTGCGCGGCGCGAGCCCGCAGATCGCGGCGGGTGCGCGGCAGGCGTTGTCCATCGGCATCATCCTGATGGTCATCAGCGAGATGTTCGCCGCCAACAGCGGGGTGGGCTTCACCATCGTCCAGTTCCAGCGCAGCTTCTCGATTCCGCAGATGTGGACGGGAATCATCCTGCTCGGGCTGATCGGCAACGTGCTGTCGATCATCTTCCAGATCGTGGAATCCCGGGCATTGAGCTGGTACACCGGCCTGCGCCGGTCACAACGAGAGAGTTGA
- a CDS encoding ABC transporter ATP-binding protein, producing MTSTPIETDGERTGTTLLDVRGLQKIYQSGGRGVEAVRDLTFEVGTGELVCIVGPSGSGKTTLLKCIAGLLSASSGEVLLEGDRVTGPPAGMAVVFQEYGRSLFPWMTVRQNVELPLKEKRIRKAERQRLVQEALDAVGLGHVGDSHPWQLSGGMQQRVAIARAVAYEPQILLMDEPFAAVDAQTRADLEDLVLTLWKRLGVTILFVTHDIDESVYLGQRVVVLSGSPTVVMAEVVVDLPGERDQLTTRSAPRFAELRSRIYTLIQQAKEGRRPDATA from the coding sequence ATGACCTCCACACCGATCGAGACCGACGGCGAGCGGACCGGCACGACGCTGCTGGACGTGCGCGGGCTGCAGAAGATCTACCAGAGCGGCGGCCGCGGCGTCGAGGCCGTGCGGGACCTGACCTTCGAGGTCGGAACCGGCGAACTGGTCTGCATCGTGGGACCTTCCGGCTCCGGCAAGACCACCCTGCTGAAATGTATCGCCGGCCTGCTGAGCGCCAGCTCCGGTGAGGTGCTGCTGGAGGGCGACCGGGTCACCGGACCGCCCGCGGGGATGGCAGTGGTCTTCCAGGAGTACGGCCGCAGCCTGTTCCCGTGGATGACCGTGCGGCAGAACGTCGAACTTCCGTTGAAGGAGAAGCGGATTCGCAAGGCCGAACGGCAGCGGCTGGTGCAGGAGGCCCTGGACGCGGTCGGCCTGGGCCATGTCGGCGATTCGCATCCGTGGCAGTTGTCCGGCGGTATGCAGCAGCGCGTCGCGATCGCGCGCGCGGTGGCCTACGAGCCGCAGATCCTGTTGATGGACGAGCCGTTCGCCGCGGTCGACGCGCAGACCCGGGCCGATCTGGAGGATCTCGTGCTCACGCTGTGGAAGCGGCTGGGCGTGACCATCCTGTTCGTCACCCACGACATCGACGAATCGGTGTACCTCGGGCAGCGGGTCGTGGTGCTGTCCGGTTCGCCGACGGTGGTGATGGCGGAGGTGGTCGTGGATCTGCCGGGTGAGCGCGATCAGCTCACCACCCGCTCGGCGCCGCGCTTCGCCGAATTGCGTTCGCGCATCTACACATTGATCCAGCAGGCGAAGGAGGGCCGGCGCCCGGATGCCACCGCGTGA
- a CDS encoding GntR family transcriptional regulator, producing MPPREQQSGGAARPAPVAPAPGSPSGAGAHWTRHEQDPVHRDVTAAIREAIVRGEFAPNQRLVESDLAEQFGAGRGGVRTALVELAHEGLVERIQNRGARVRAVTVAEAIEISEVRMVVEGLCAAKAAESVTDAEITELRALGAAMRTAVARGNVLGYSELNQTLHRRVVEISGQATAAGVLERLRAKNVRHQFRLALVPGRPSVSVAEHLAIIEGICTRDPGRAEQATRGHLVSVIAALRATVPGSA from the coding sequence ATGCCACCGCGTGAGCAGCAGTCCGGCGGAGCGGCGCGACCGGCTCCCGTCGCGCCTGCCCCGGGGAGTCCGTCCGGGGCCGGCGCGCACTGGACCCGGCACGAGCAGGATCCGGTTCACCGGGATGTGACGGCCGCGATCCGCGAGGCGATCGTCCGGGGTGAGTTCGCACCCAATCAGCGGCTGGTCGAATCGGATCTGGCCGAGCAGTTCGGGGCCGGCCGCGGCGGAGTACGCACGGCCCTGGTCGAATTGGCGCACGAGGGGCTGGTGGAACGCATCCAGAACCGCGGCGCCCGGGTGCGGGCGGTCACGGTCGCGGAGGCGATCGAGATCTCCGAGGTGCGGATGGTGGTGGAGGGGTTGTGCGCGGCGAAGGCGGCCGAATCGGTCACCGACGCCGAGATCACCGAGTTGCGTGCCCTGGGTGCGGCGATGCGCACCGCCGTCGCCCGGGGCAATGTGCTCGGGTATTCGGAGCTCAACCAGACACTGCACCGGCGGGTGGTCGAGATCAGTGGTCAAGCCACGGCCGCGGGTGTGCTGGAACGGTTGCGCGCCAAGAACGTCCGCCACCAGTTCCGGCTGGCCCTGGTGCCCGGCCGACCGTCGGTGTCGGTGGCCGAACATCTGGCGATCATCGAGGGCATCTGTACCCGCGACCCGGGCCGCGCCGAACAGGCGACGCGCGGCCACCTGGTCAGCGTGATCGCGGCGCTGCGGGCGACGGTGCCCGGATCGGCGTGA
- a CDS encoding VOC family protein codes for MALNWKLVIDAGNAPVLADFWAAALEYEVEDPGALVERLSAAGQLGATEVAEHHGRKIFRGFAAIRHPDDPFDPVSGVGQGRRVLFQEVPEAKSGKNRLHIDVHSGATGLDALVARLEELGATRVREIDRGPAGHWWIMRDPEGNEFCAA; via the coding sequence GTGGCACTGAACTGGAAACTCGTCATCGACGCAGGCAACGCTCCCGTCCTCGCCGACTTCTGGGCCGCGGCGCTGGAGTACGAGGTGGAGGATCCCGGCGCGCTCGTCGAGCGGCTGTCTGCGGCCGGACAGCTGGGGGCCACCGAGGTCGCGGAACATCACGGCCGCAAGATCTTTCGCGGTTTCGCCGCGATCCGCCACCCCGACGACCCGTTCGACCCCGTCAGCGGCGTCGGCCAGGGCAGACGGGTGCTGTTCCAGGAGGTACCCGAGGCGAAATCCGGCAAGAACCGCCTGCACATCGACGTGCACAGCGGTGCCACCGGGCTCGACGCATTGGTCGCCCGGCTCGAGGAGCTCGGCGCGACCCGCGTCCGCGAGATCGACCGCGGCCCGGCCGGGCACTGGTGGATCATGCGGGATCCGGAGGGCAACGAATTCTGCGCGGCCTGA
- a CDS encoding MerR family transcriptional regulator, producing the protein MRIGELSRRTGVPERLLRYYEQQGLLRPLRRPSGYREYGEGDVTTVRRIRSLLAAGLNTATIATVLPCLREDEQRLVPNCSSLVADLNRERDRITAAITELQTSRAILDTVIAAAPEEFAAQGVPDGIEVAPARSA; encoded by the coding sequence ATGCGTATCGGGGAGTTGTCCCGCCGCACCGGCGTGCCCGAGCGCCTGTTGCGGTACTACGAACAGCAGGGTCTGCTGCGGCCGCTGCGCCGCCCGAGCGGGTACCGCGAATACGGCGAGGGCGATGTCACCACCGTGCGGCGGATCCGCAGCCTGCTCGCCGCCGGGCTCAACACCGCCACCATCGCGACCGTGCTGCCGTGCCTGCGCGAGGACGAGCAACGCCTGGTACCGAACTGCTCGTCGCTGGTCGCCGATCTGAACCGGGAGCGGGACCGCATCACCGCGGCCATCACCGAATTGCAGACCTCGCGCGCGATTCTCGACACCGTGATCGCCGCGGCTCCGGAAGAGTTTGCGGCACAAGGTGTTCCGGATGGCATCGAGGTGGCCCCGGCGCGGTCGGCCTGA
- a CDS encoding class I adenylate-forming enzyme family protein, whose amino-acid sequence MSSTTTEPTIGALLARSVREFGAQHYVITPEERLDYAEADRRSALLARWLLHRGLGKGARIGLYFPNSDEWAVWWLAVSRIGAVAVPLSTLYAPVELGKVLRLADVALLIAPVRVLATETAATLEAALPELADQESTTLRLSAAPYLRGIVLTGDSDRPWATARDERDIVPAELLAAVEAEVSPADPAIMIHTSGSTADPKGVLHTHGTLVRQTATWPAAIRNITGAESAPRILCAMPFFWIGGVLAAMGALHEPATLLVLPRLEAGAALDLIERERGQGLVGWPAFTQRLRAHPSFPDRDLSSAPMLSGPADLAMIGVPDGFPIHRSLTESGGSFAHTEIRIVDTEDRPVPAGTVGELHIRGIGVMAGYNKRERHDVFDADGWYRTGDRVYRNPGDRRLFYVGRTGDLIKVAGANVSPLEVESVLETFDDIAQCVIVGIDHPARGEEVCAVVVPAAGPLDLDAVAARAREQLSGYKVPSRWIVTTADHIPTLPSGKLDRRGLRGLVTDGTLK is encoded by the coding sequence ATGTCGTCGACGACCACGGAACCGACCATCGGTGCGCTGCTGGCCCGCAGTGTGCGGGAGTTCGGCGCCCAGCACTACGTGATCACCCCCGAGGAGCGGCTGGACTACGCCGAGGCCGATCGGCGTTCGGCACTGCTCGCCCGCTGGCTGCTGCATCGCGGCCTCGGCAAGGGCGCCCGGATCGGGTTGTACTTCCCCAACAGCGACGAATGGGCGGTGTGGTGGCTGGCGGTGTCGCGGATCGGCGCGGTCGCCGTCCCGCTGAGCACGCTGTACGCGCCGGTCGAACTCGGCAAGGTGCTGCGGCTGGCGGATGTGGCGCTGCTGATCGCGCCGGTGCGGGTGCTCGCCACCGAGACCGCCGCCACGCTGGAGGCGGCGCTGCCGGAACTCGCGGACCAGGAATCCACGACCCTGCGGCTGTCCGCCGCGCCCTATCTGCGCGGGATCGTGCTCACCGGTGACAGTGACCGGCCGTGGGCCACCGCCCGCGACGAGCGCGATATCGTGCCCGCGGAGCTGCTGGCGGCGGTGGAGGCCGAGGTGTCCCCGGCCGACCCGGCGATCATGATCCACACCTCGGGGTCCACGGCCGATCCGAAGGGGGTGTTGCACACCCACGGCACGCTGGTGCGGCAGACCGCGACGTGGCCCGCGGCGATCCGCAACATCACCGGCGCCGAATCCGCGCCGCGCATCCTGTGCGCGATGCCGTTCTTCTGGATCGGGGGCGTGCTGGCGGCGATGGGTGCGCTGCACGAACCGGCCACCCTGCTGGTGCTGCCGCGGCTGGAAGCCGGTGCCGCACTGGATCTCATCGAACGGGAGCGGGGGCAGGGCCTGGTCGGCTGGCCCGCGTTCACCCAGCGGCTGCGCGCGCATCCGAGTTTCCCGGATCGGGATCTGAGCAGCGCGCCGATGCTGTCGGGCCCGGCCGATCTCGCGATGATCGGTGTGCCGGACGGCTTCCCGATCCACCGCAGCCTGACCGAATCCGGAGGTAGCTTCGCGCACACCGAGATTCGCATCGTCGACACCGAGGACCGGCCCGTGCCCGCGGGCACCGTCGGCGAACTGCACATCCGCGGGATCGGCGTGATGGCCGGATACAACAAGCGGGAACGGCACGACGTGTTCGACGCCGACGGCTGGTACCGCACCGGCGACCGGGTCTACCGCAACCCCGGCGATCGGCGGCTGTTCTATGTCGGCCGGACCGGTGATCTCATCAAGGTCGCGGGCGCGAATGTGTCTCCGCTGGAAGTGGAATCGGTGCTGGAGACCTTCGACGACATCGCGCAGTGCGTGATCGTCGGCATCGATCATCCCGCGCGCGGCGAGGAGGTGTGCGCCGTCGTGGTGCCCGCCGCCGGGCCGCTGGATCTCGATGCCGTGGCCGCTCGCGCCCGCGAGCAGTTGTCCGGCTACAAGGTGCCCTCGCGCTGGATCGTCACCACCGCCGATCACATCCCCACACTGCCCTCGGGCAAGCTGGACCGGCGCGGCCTGCGCGGGCTGGTCACCGACGGCACGCTGAAGTGA
- a CDS encoding arsenate reductase family protein, with product MTTEIWHNPRCSKSRTAKAFLDEAGIAYTERRYLEDPPSAAELRDMLTRLGLQPWDITRTGEDEAKELGLSGWARTDTERERWIEALAAHPRLIQRPIVATADGRAVVARDDEALRSLR from the coding sequence ATGACGACCGAGATCTGGCACAACCCGCGGTGCTCGAAGAGCCGCACCGCCAAGGCGTTCCTCGACGAGGCCGGTATCGCCTACACCGAGCGGCGCTACCTGGAGGATCCGCCGAGCGCCGCCGAGTTGCGGGACATGCTGACCCGGCTCGGACTGCAGCCGTGGGACATCACGCGCACCGGCGAGGACGAGGCGAAGGAACTCGGCCTGTCCGGCTGGGCGCGCACCGATACCGAGCGGGAGCGCTGGATCGAGGCGCTGGCCGCGCACCCCAGGCTGATCCAGCGCCCCATCGTCGCGACCGCCGACGGCCGGGCCGTGGTCGCTCGCGACGACGAGGCGCTGCGATCGTTGCGGTAG